ccggcgcggccctcCTCAGCTGGCTCTCTAGCTAACGGCGGAGCCTGCGCATGGTTTCGTCGGTGAGACGACGACGCGAAGTGTCATAGGTGCTGGAAGACTCCTACCTCGCCTCGGATTCGGGCCTTCGACGCGGGGTAGTGGTCCTAGTTGCATTAGCAAAACCGACGCCATAGATCAGGCCATCAGTCCGATCCAAATATTCAAAATCCGAATCGTATTTGATCTTCCCCGCCATCTGTTTGGTTCCTACGCGCAACCCTTTTCTTTTCCGATACCAACTCGGTGACACTCGACTCGATCCATATAGTCCTTGCTACTGCCCCCATACTTCCGCACGATCCATCTCATCCACTCCTCTACTTCGTGTTCGCAGAATCCATCGCCATGCTTGCTCTCATGCCTAAGCGTCCGTCGGCCGCCCTGCGCGAGATCCACCGCGAGCTCGATCGGCGTCGGAATCTCGCCGCCGTGGCGAAGGGACGGATCGTGAAGAAATCATCTCCTCCACCGTCCATCCCCAACCCAGCAGGATCAGTCATCCAGAAGAAGTTGCCCGCGCCGATCCCGCGCAAGCCAGTCGCAGCGGCCATCGTGAAGCGCCGAGACCCGCCGATACCGTTCGCCATGAAGGTTTCCGGCGTCACCAACGGGAGAATCCAGAAGCCGCCTGCACCGATCCTGGACGAGCGAGCCGGAGCGGCGAAGAAGAACCAGTTCCTGCCGGTGTCGCACAAGCCGGCCGAAGCGGCGACCAAGAAGTCATCCTCCCCGATCTCCAGAACGACGCCACCACTTGTCACGTCTTCGGCCGACTCCGAGCCCATCCAGAAAGGAACAAGGGTGCGCGTGCGGACGCCGACGGGGACGACGCCCAGGGGCGTGCGAATCTTTATCATGCTCAGCGCCGTCGTCGTCTCGGATGCAGAGGACGGCTACTTGGAGGTCAAGTACAACGGCGACTTCCCGCGCGACAACGCGCGCGTCGCCAGGGATCAGGTGAAGAAGATGCCTTCGTCGCACCAGTGATCAGAGGCAGCGATCGCCGGCTCGCCAGAAGCCGAAAGTCCCTGCCGGTACAGAAGTGGATCGAGAAGGAGAAGCAGCCGGAGCCACACCAAGGTCGTCTTGCCGCGTCGCAGCTCCTTGCAATCGGGAATATACTGTACGAAGGATTTAGAGATCTGACGATGTCTTCTTGcaagttctttttttttttgtgtgtggcagAAGGCAGTGCAATGTAGCTAGGATAATTCTTTTGTTCTATGCACGTGTAGCTCTTGATTCCTGGCATCAGACAATTGCCTAATGTAAGAATTGTGTTTATCATCGACTACATGAATATTTCGAATACAATTAACTGAATGTTTCCACTATGTAATGAATTGTTGTTAAAGATGATTTGAGTGAACAAATGTTCAAGAAATAATATTAGGAGACTGACTTCTATCGAAACAGAGGTGATTGAGAGGAATGCGTGCAAATCGTTATGTCCTGTATTTTTGCAATTTACTTGATACCTAGCTGAAATTTCATCAGTCAAGGAGTAGTatacctctttttttttttttttttttgagattagGAGTAGTATAACTTGGCGCTATTCTGAGACCCTCAAGAGAAAAAAACAATGGAGGAGTAACTTCCTCCGCGCACGAACTGAACTTGTGCTCCTGCGACAGTTGCTCCTTCTATGGTTCGAAAACAAAGACAGTTGCCCCGTgcagtcttcttcttcctccaaaaCGCGGAACCAAGAAAAAAAAGACGAATCAGGAACTGCTTCATGGATTCCTCTGATTCCTCTGATCACCAAAGCCCAATTCATGGAAGTCGTCAACAGGGCCAACAACACCAAGTGTGCACCGAACAGCCTGATGACTCATCTTGTTCGTCGGCACTGTGCGGTCTGAAGGATGCAGTTGCAAAACACTGGAAATTTCTGGTCCCGTCTTGCTTCGGGAGATCGTCGCCGGCAAGCCTGTCGGTCTCATCGCCGCCGATCACCGTGTACCAAGTCTGGCCTGGGAAAAACGTAAGGATCGTTTTCTTTTGTGAGGAAAAATGCCCAACCTATTTCATGAATATTGATGCCATGGAATACAGGTGTTTTTCATGGATGGGCGTGTGGTCTTCGGACCTGATCCGCGAGGCCTCATCTTGACGGTCATAGCAGTTCTTCTTTCAGAGTGGATCTTCTTGGCCGACGTTGTTGATCCTTCGTCGAATCACCCAGTCCTGATAGCTGCATTCTCCATTGCACTAGCAGCAACCGTCAGTGACACCCATCTATCCAGGAATGTGTTGGATGCTCTGCTATTTGAATTTGGATTGTTTGTGATACTACCAAATTTGTTGACAGGTGATGGTTACTCTGCTACTGACTGCAACAAGAGACCCTGGAATCGTACCAAGAAACCAGACCTCACTGCCACAAGAAGCTGGCACGAGCATGATCAGAAGAACCAGGAGCCGGCGCAtcatcgtcgacggcgtcgagagGAAGCAGAAGTACTGCAGGGTCTGCGACATCTTCCGTGCTCCGAGGAGCACACACTGTGCAATCTGCGACAATTGCGTCGACAAGTTTGATCACCACTGCCCCTGGATAGGCCAGTGCATAGGGCTGGTAAAAGTGCAGATGCACGACCGCAGCATATATTGCTTTGCTTAGATGTTCCATTTCATAATGTCTGAATTCTGTTGCCTTTTGTGCAGAGAAACTACAGATTGTACCTGCTGCTGATAACCCTGGCGCTGGCTTTCTACACTTGCACCTTAACGTTCTCGGTGAAAAGAATCAGAGTGCAACTGGATGCTGCTGCCGGTGCAGGGCTTCTCGGTCTGCTGAGAAGTTGGCCTGGAATGGTTGCTCTGGCCGCGTTCAGCTCCGTGGCTGTCTGGCTCCTGGCGTGCCTCCTCGCCTACCATATCTTCCTTGCAGCCAAGAACCAGGTACCGTTACGTGAAATTTCGTGTGGCTTGTATGCGATCTTATTGAAGGAACTAACTGGCTGATGAATTATTATTGTTCTCCTTGACTTTGCTGCTGCAGACGAGCCATGAGAGGCACAAAGGACGGTACCAGAGCTCCCCCAATCCTTACGACAGGGGGGTGCTTAGGAACATCAAGGATTGCCTGTTTGAGAGTTTACCTCCCCCTAGAGTCGATTTCAGAGCCGTGGCCCAGCCGAACTTGATGGATCAGCATCAACATTTGCCATTGACAGTTCATTCAGGGTGCTAGCTAGGATCTTGTGAAGCGGGATGCACGCGTGGCCTGTATTTCAACATCTAATGGGCCCAATCATCAGCGCCTCAGTCCAACAAGTCACTGGTAGATTGAGAcactgacaagtggggccatctCATCGGTATGAAGTAAGTTCCATGGCATGGAGTTGTCTGGGAAGGAACATTCTTAGTTTGTAGGTTTATGAAATAGGTGTTCTGTAATTGTTTATGATTAACAAGATACTCGGAGTTTCACGAGATTTACTAATAGTGGTTGAGCTTTTCAAATAAACAAAGGCCTCTGCTTCAGtaaaaaccccccccccccccccccccctctccaaAATTGGTTTTTGGCTCAAAAGCCCACCAAACCCATATCCAAGCCCGTATGACGTCCGTATGTGAACTCGTATACCGTCCCTATACCGTATGCTTCTTCCTCCCAGGATCGAGAACTGATCGTTCTCACCAGCCGGCCGCCGCCCCGTCGCACGATCACCGCCGCACTCCTCCGTCCCGTCGCACGATCACCGCCGCACTCCTCCGCCGCACTCCTCCGCCATAGGAGCTTGACGCCGCCGTCCCGTCGCACTCCTCCGACGAGCGAGGCTTCCCGGAGCTCGACGAGCCGCCGTCGGCGCCGCACTCCGTCACTATAGACCTCCTCCGGCATATCTTCCCGACGATCTCGGCACGTTCATCTCCACGATCTTGAGGGCCTGCTCGACGAGACGCCTCTGCTGCACGCCGTCCCGACGATCTCTCCGGCGAGCCGATCTTCCGCTGGACACGACGGGAGGTAAGTTTGAATCTCTGCCCCCGGACATGTCCGGCGGATTATTTTGCGTGTCCGGCGCCCGGAAGACAGGCCGGCACAGCAGAACCAGACAGTCCGGCCAGCGGCGGACAGGCCGGCGTCTCTCTGCCAGACTGTCCGATGTCCGTGTGGGTTTAATTAAGTGTATATTAAATATGAAATAGTGATTTGCATTGCGTTATTGTTTAGTATTTTGCATTAGTTCTTTATTGCGTGCGGGTTTTGTGTAGTTTTTGGAGAAATGGGGGACTATAGCTCAACTTGGAGTGACGGGGATGACGGATATACGGGCGATGATGATTCTACTTCGGAGAATAGTTCGAAATCCAGGATGTATGAAAATGTACCTCCTTTTGGGGAGAACCTTCCATCATCGGCCTCCTCAGAAAACATGAGTGAAGTATGTTGATTATTTTCTAATGGCTACCAATGAATGGAAGCAATGAAGTGACATGTTACATTCTTTGTTTTTGGCTGTGTAGGTGCTATACGGTGGTCACGAGGAGGATGAGTATTCAGACATGGAGGTTGGGTTTGATGAATATAGCGTGGAGGTAGGACTGCATCACGAGGAATCAAGCTCTGAAAATAAGAGTGAAGTAAGTATATAGTTTTAGTATGGCAAACCGTCAATGTTACCGTTGGAACGACAACTTTTATGACTTATTTTCCCCTCATGTGTAGGTGATATCTGGTGCTGACAATGGGCGTGAACATCACAGTCAAGCAGATCCAGATATTGTGAGTAATGAATATAAGATGCACTCTGTGGAAGAGCACTATAAAATACTGGACATGACATTTTCTTCCGAACCGGCGGCTTTTGTCTGGTACAACAGCTATGCGAGAGAGCATGGCTTCAGCATCCGAAAGGACATTTTGAAGAGGGCAAAGCGAGGGAAACGTGGTAAGGGAGAAATACGGTTAAGGCGGTATGTCTGTTCCAGGGCAGGGAAACGTCAGGAAAAGCTTTTAACGCAGGAAGGCCGCAGTCATAGGCTAAGACCCGAGACTCGTTGCAACTGCAATGCCAATCTCACCGTGAAGCGTGACCTATCGAGAGGAGTATGGGTTGTCAAAAGTTTTTACGGCAATCACAGACATAAACCAGCTAGACCGGACGAAATACCATTTCTTCGATCGCACAGAAAGATTAAGCCGTACCAGAGAGCTGAGATACTATCTTTGGGAGCAAGTGGGATGAGAAAGTACATGATTATGAAACACTTTCTCAGAAGACATGGCTACGATGGTGTAGGCTTCGTAAGACGAGATCTGTACAACCTATGTTGCAGGGAGAAGAAGCTTATTGCGAAGGGTGATGCTGCCACAGCACTTGGTATTATGGTCGCGAGGAAGAAGAGTGATCCTGATCTTTTTTTTGATTACCAAAAGGATGATGAAGGACGGTTGAAAAGCATGTTTTGGTGTGATTCTCAGTCACGGCAGGACTATCAGGATTTTGGCGACGTGGTGGTGTTTGATAGCACGTACAAGATGAACCGGTATGCTATGCCATTTATTCCTTTTGTAGGCCTGAACAATCATCGTAAGACTACGGTGTTTGCATGCGCTCTCGTGTCAGACGAGACAGAAGATACATATGCTTGGCTGCTTCGGACATTCTTGACTGCAATGTGTCAGAAGAAGCCCAAAGGTCTTATTActgatggggacgccatgatgATATTAGCTATTCAGAATGTCCTTCCAGACGTGTGGCACCGTCTATGTACTTGGCACATAGAGAAAAACATGAAGAGACACCTTAGTCATAAGTCGCTAAAGGAATTTCGGCCATTCTTATACAACGCCACTTCAGAAGCCATTTTTGAGGAAAGATGGAGCGCGTTTCGTCGCAAGTGGGAGACAAAAAGTACCCAAGAATGGCTCAAAAGGATGTACAATAAGAAGAGAATTTGGGCTGCCGCGTATCTGACCGGTGGATATTTCCTTGGTATGAAAAGCAATCAGAGAAGTGAGAGTTTGAACTCATGCCTTCACCTTCACCTGGATTATGGTATGACCCTAGTTGACTTGATAATGCATTACGAGAATGCCATTGTTCGCATCCGTGAGAGCGAGGCTGAAGATGACTGCATCTGTTCCCAGAGTTTACCGGTGGCAGTTACTGAATCCAAAGAGATAGAGGTTGCTCTTGCCCATGCCTTCAGTCCAGCCAACTTCTACATCTTGCAGCAGGATGTGAAGAAGCTTGGTGACCTCGAGATTTTTGAGGAATATGTGGGAACAGGGGGCTCTAAACAGTTTATGGTCAAATGGAGGAATAGCGGCAGATACTCGTTTATCGTGGAGTATAGTCCTAATCAGCCGAAAGAGTTAATACAGTGCAGCTGCCGAAGAATGAATCGTAAGGGGCTTCCATGCAAGCATATCCTATATGTATTGAAGCACCTGAAATTGTCCGAAATACCGGACTGTTGTGTTCTTCGGCGATTCTCCAAACTGGCGAGAAATGGATTGCCAGCAAGGCGCAGAAGCGATCTTTTCGCGTACGGTTACTCAGGGCCGGGGAAGCGAAAAAGATACAACGACATGGAAACAGTATCGGCGGAAGCTATGGATGCGGTAGTAGATGATCCAGCAATGTATAATGAGTTCATGGCATATATGAAGGGCTTAGTAGCAAGAAAATATGCGAAAAAGAATGGACATGATGGTCACACAGCCTTCGCTGAAGAAGACGCATATGATTTTCAAGGCAATGCAGTTCCGATTGGTGATCCCGATAAGGTTACCACGAGAGGAGCACCTAAGCAAAACACAAAAACTGCACAAGAGGTAAATCACCCCGTGACGAAAAATGGTAGACCACTAGCGTTCGACGAGCGTAAGACCCGGAATCAGGGGTGCACCGCCTGTGGTGTCATCGGTCATAACAAACGGAACAAAAAGTTGTGCAAAAAACATCCAGAGTAAGTGTGCTTACAGATTTTTCTTAGCTAGACCGATTAATTAAATCTATATTAAACGAGTACTAAATAATTTTGTTTTGTAATGCAGGTATATGGAAAAAGAAAACAAGTAGAAGTGCATCCTCACTACCGAAATTACAAAATTATCGCTTTACGTTGAAGATTATGTATTTACTTCGTCTTAATTGTAATTGACCGAAACCATTTGTGATTCTATAccattttttattttcatgtactTCCATTCATTGTGATTTATTATATAAATTTCAGTTTCAATGTGTTTCCACAACTAAGAAAGGTCAAACAAAATACCACCACGGACTGTCCAGACATGTCACCGGCCTGGCCGGACTAACATGTTGCACGTTTTCCATTCACCGGACAGACCGGCATGTTCTCCTGCAAGTCCGGCCGAGGATGCGGACTGGCTGGTAAAACCGCCGGACAGGCCGGGTAGCGTGGTGTTAAGTTCCAGGGGCTACACGAACTGCCCGGACAAGTTACCGGCCAGGCCGGCAAAATGTACTGCGTGTCCGTCCAGGGCGCCGGACAGGCCGCCCCATTCGACCGGCCAGACCGGCGGAGGTGCTGTCAAGTTACAGGGGCTATAGGAACTCCCCGGACaagtgaccggccaggccggcggaCTGTACTATGTGTCCGTCCAGGGCGCCGGATAGGCCGTGATATTCGGCCGGCCAGGCCGGCGGAGATGGTGTTAAGTTCCAGGGGCTACAGGAACTGCCCGGACAAGTCACCGGACAGGCCGTGCAGCGACCTTGTTTGGCCGGCTTGGCCATGCGTTGCTTTGCCGGCCTGTCCGTCCCACATGTCCGGCCTGTCCGGCTTGAGTAAGAACAAGCATATTTCTTTTGCCGGACTGTCCGGCTGTACTTCCCGGCCTGTCCGGCTGAAGGTTTACACATGACAGAGTCGGTGTAAACAAGCAAACTTATTGTCAACGAAATTCACATATGAAAATACAGGAagtatcacaagcattccatTACAAAACAATAGCTAACGGAATACAACATATAAAATCATACACACATGGAATCCAACACACATAGTCTTACACATGAAATCGATGAAACATAGTCTTACACATGAAATCGATGAAACATAGTCTTACACATAGGTAATGGATAAACAAGTTTCACATGCCAATAATAATCAAAGATTGAGCGAGACATGCAACTTTGTCATTACATACGGAAACTATCATTCTACTTGCTTCAACTATGAAGGGCCTCGCCTTCATTTCCCTCGGGCtcatctccatctccatcgcTTGAATCGTTGTCAAAGTACTCCGCATAGCGTTTGGTGGGAAATGTATACCTCGGAGAAGCGGTGCTTGATGATGCAaccacttcatcatcactagcctGTCCACCAAGTTCACGCACTTGAGCTTTGTACTTGTTGATTTTCACACGATCAACTGATTTGAGTTTGGCTATCTCTTCGGCATTGGATTTGCAAATCCCAAAGAGCAATTTTTGAGTCTTTGCTATGAATTTCTCAAACTTGGAAGGCATGGTACAACGATCACGAGAAGGACCAGCTTGCTTTTTCTTGGAGggtcgagcggcggcggcggtctcaCCAGTGCCATCTGTTTGAGGAGTCCACATTTTGTGCTTGCAATCCTTGAAGATCTTCTGCTGAAACTTCGCATCAATGAGCACTTGGATGTATGGTGCATATGGGAAGGTCCTATCTTGCAAATAAGAGGCAAGGCGGATTTGTTCGTAAAGAAAATCCGCCAAATCAAACCTCTCGGTACCATGAGTGTGCATCCGAACCAATAGGTCTATGGCAAAGTTCCTCACCTTCTCCCTATCACCAATCTTAGGAACTAGCGCCATGTTGATGACCTTGTGCATGAAAGGATACGGTGCCACTAGTAGAGATGTGCTCTGTGCATTGTCTACGGTTACAATAGCATTCGCACGACGAAGAGGGGCAAGAGCAACACCGGTCATTGACTCACATGTGTCCGATCTGGCATGGATCTTATAGAGATTTGCATCCGTATGAATATTGAGTAGGCGGGCAAACTCTTCGAAGGTGACACTCAACTGCGTCCCTTCGGTACTCCATACAAGTGACCTGTCATCATCCGGAACAAACCGACACGTGGCATAGAATTGCATTACAGCTTCTTCACTCCAGTCTCGAGAAAGAGTCAAAATGCCACGCAGCCCCATAGCATCAATTAAGTCCACACACCCTGGAAAGCTTGCACTGTTGCTATCAATGAACTCCATGTTGACTGATTTCTGAGGAAGGATAGCATGCTTTAAAATTATGATTTCATAGATATCTTGGTGCACACGAGACCAAAACCTTGGATCAGTAGCATTCTTTCTTTGCGCAAATATATCAGCTTTCCTTGCAAGAATGTAATCCTTCTTCGACATTTTCTTGTAGTCTTGCAACTTGTAGTTTTTGGGGTGTTTTGGCCTTCTTTTCTCCATGACTAAGCCAGTACGCATGGGCAATCcacgagcaggag
This region of Lolium perenne isolate Kyuss_39 chromosome 2, Kyuss_2.0, whole genome shotgun sequence genomic DNA includes:
- the LOC127330147 gene encoding probable protein S-acyltransferase 5, whose product is MVRKQRQLPRAVFFFLQNAEPRKKRRIRNCFMDSSDSSDHQSPIHGSRQQGQQHQVCTEQPDDSSCSSALCGLKDAVAKHWKFLVPSCFGRSSPASLSVSSPPITVYQVWPGKNVFFMDGRVVFGPDPRGLILTVIAVLLSEWIFLADVVDPSSNHPVLIAAFSIALAATVMVTLLLTATRDPGIVPRNQTSLPQEAGTSMIRRTRSRRIIVDGVERKQKYCRVCDIFRAPRSTHCAICDNCVDKFDHHCPWIGQCIGLRNYRLYLLLITLALAFYTCTLTFSVKRIRVQLDAAAGAGLLGLLRSWPGMVALAAFSSVAVWLLACLLAYHIFLAAKNQVPLREISCGLYAILLKELTG
- the LOC127328737 gene encoding protein FAR1-RELATED SEQUENCE 5-like, translated to MGDYSSTWSDGDDGYTGDDDSTSENSSKSRMYENVPPFGENLPSSASSENMSEVLYGGHEEDEYSDMEVGFDEYSVEVGLHHEESSSENKSEVISGADNGREHHSQADPDIVSNEYKMHSVEEHYKILDMTFSSEPAAFVWYNSYAREHGFSIRKDILKRAKRGKRGKGEIRLRRYVCSRAGKRQEKLLTQEGRSHRLRPETRCNCNANLTVKRDLSRGVWVVKSFYGNHRHKPARPDEIPFLRSHRKIKPYQRAEILSLGASGMRKYMIMKHFLRRHGYDGVGFVRRDLYNLCCREKKLIAKGDAATALGIMVARKKSDPDLFFDYQKDDEGRLKSMFWCDSQSRQDYQDFGDVVVFDSTYKMNRYAMPFIPFVGLNNHRKTTVFACALVSDETEDTYAWLLRTFLTAMCQKKPKGLITDGDAMMILAIQNVLPDVWHRLCTWHIEKNMKRHLSHKSLKEFRPFLYNATSEAIFEERWSAFRRKWETKSTQEWLKRMYNKKRIWAAAYLTGGYFLGMKSNQRSESLNSCLHLHLDYGMTLVDLIMHYENAIVRIRESEAEDDCICSQSLPVAVTESKEIEVALAHAFSPANFYILQQDVKKLGDLEIFEEYVGTGGSKQFMVKWRNSGRYSFIVEYSPNQPKELIQCSCRRMNRKGLPCKHILYVLKHLKLSEIPDCCVLRRFSKLARNGLPARRRSDLFAYGYSGPGKRKRYNDMETVSAEAMDAVVDDPAMYNEFMAYMKGLVARKYAKKNGHDGHTAFAEEDAYDFQGNAVPIGDPDKVTTRGAPKQNTKTAQEVNHPVTKNGRPLAFDERKTRNQGCTACGVIGHNKRNKKLCKKHPEYMEKENK